ATGAAGCTGAAAAAGAGATCAAGAAAATAAATGCAAGAATAAGATTGCATTTGTCTGGAACGCCATATCGTATTTTGATGGGCAGTGAGTTTGCAAAAGAAGATATCATCTCATTTGTTCAGTTTTCTGATATTGTCAAGGAACAAGAAGATTGGGATAGAAAATATCTAAATAACGATGATGTAAATGAATGGGACAACCCATATTATGGTTTCCCACAAATGATTCGGTTTGCCTTTAATCCAAATAAATCATCACGTGAAAAAATGGAAGCTTTAAAGAAAAGTGGAGTTAGCTTTGCTTTTTCAAAATTATTTGAACCAAGGTCTATAAAAAAGGATAGCGAGAATAATAAACATAAAAAATTCATCAACGAAATTGAAATTCTTGATTTATTGCAAGTAATAGACGGTAGTAAAGAAGATGATGAATTATTAGGCTTTTTAGATTACGATAAGATAAAAGAGGGCAAGATGTGTAGACATATGGTAATGGTATTGCCATATTGTGCGTCTTGTGATGCTATGGAAGAGCTAATAAAACTACAAAAAGATACTTTTAAAAATTTAAGCGAATACGAGATTATTAATATTTCAGGAGTAGAAGCAAAGAGAGAGTATAAAAAACCAAATGATATAAAAAATAAGATTAGAGAATGTGAAGCAAAAAATCAAAAAACCTTAACACTAACAGTTAATAGAATGCTCACAGGCTCTACAGTACAGCAGTGGGATACTATGCTTTATTTTAAGGATACGGCTTCTCCACAAGAATATGATCAGTCTATATTTAGACTTCAAAACCAGTATATCAGAATCTTATCTAGCGATAATGGGATTATTAAAGAGAACTTAAAACCACAAACATTGCTTGTTGATTTTGATCCTATCAGACTCTTTAGAATGCAAGAACAAAAATCACTTATTTATAATGTTAATACTGATAAAAATGGCAATAGTAAGCTAAAAGAAAGAATCATTGAAGAGCTTCGTATCTCTCCGATTATTATGATGAACCATAATAAAATCAAAGAGGTAGAAGCTACTAATATTTTAGAAGCCATAAGTGAATATAACAATCAAAGAAGCATATCTGATGAGGTATTAGATATTCCTGTAGACTTATCAATACTTAATGATGAAGATGTCAGAGAGGCCATAGAAAGCCAAGCTGAATTTAATTCAAAACAAGGTTTAATAATCGATCCTAATCAAGGTGATGGCGAAGACTTAGATATTGATGAGCCTACAACAGATAGAGTAAAAAATACAGATGAGGCAAGACCAAATGAAAATGAAGAAGACTATAGTGAAACCAAGACTGCTGATGAAATAAAAAAATTAGAGAATCAGATAAAAACATACTATCAAAGATTGCTTTTCTTCTCATTCTTGACTAAAGATAGAGTCTCTTCATTAGACGATATTTTAAGTGTAATTGATAGTGCAGAAAATAGCAGACTTTCAAGAAATTTATTCTTAAAAAAGGATATTATTCAAAAGATAAGCGAGACTATGGATCCATTTAAAAGAAGTAGTTTGGATTATAAAATTCAAAACATATCTATGCTTGTTTCTGATGAAAGGATAGAACCACTCACAAGAGCTATGACATCTATAAAAAAATTTAATAGAATGTCTGAGTCTGAGATAATTACACCATCAAGAGTGTGTGATGAGATGGTGTCGCTATTACCAAAAGATAGACTAAGAGAAATTATAAACAATAAAGAAAAATTACTTGATACCGCTAGTAAATCAGGAGAGTATGCGGTATCTTTGTATAAGAGATTAACCTCTGAACTTCGATATTCTCACGAGGAAATAAAGGATATTATTTACTCTATCCCAACATCGCAGGTGGCATACGAATTTACGAGAAGATTTTATGAGATATTAAATCTAAATATAGATAATATAGCAATAAATTTTAATGCTTATGATTTGATAGATGTTAATAATGAAAATGATAAAGTAGATTATAAAAAAATAAGCAATTTGCTAAAACAAGACAAAAAATTTAGCGAGATTAAATTAAATGATGAAATTAAGGCAGGTGATGATAAAGTGAAATTTGGAGCTGTAGTTGGCAATCCGCCGTATCAAATAAGTGATGGTGGGGCTCAGGCAAGTGCAAAGCCTATCTATCAGTATTTTGTTTTGCTTGGTAAAGAGCTTTCTTCTAATTATACTTGTTACATAACTCCTACAAGATGGTTTGCTGGAGGTAAGGGATTAGATGAGTTTAGAGATTTGATGCTTAGAGATAAAACGATAAAAGAGCTGCATGATTTTTTAACTCCAGAAGATCTGTTTCCTAATACCAATAATAGGGGTGGTGTTTGCTATTTTATACAAGACAAAAATAAAACGGAATTGGAAGTGAAAGTTGTTACGCATAAGGATAATCAAGTTGTTTCTGATGTTAATAGAAGATTACTGATAGATGGTGTAGACATATTTGTTAGAGATAATTTTGGTTTAAGTGTTATAAATAAAATATTTTTAACAAAAGATAAACATATGCTCGATGATATTATATCAGCTAGGAAACCGTTTGGATTAGAAAGTAATTTTGTTAATAGTAGTCATTTTAAAATTGACGCAAAAAAACTTTCTAAGCCTGTA
This portion of the Campylobacter anatolicus genome encodes:
- a CDS encoding Eco57I restriction-modification methylase domain-containing protein, whose amino-acid sequence is MDDSRIEATDILDRIIIGRVKPRIYAFTTNTIPNYLKVGDTYRSVSKRIKEWKEFFPELEEKYNKEAIIDEKTYFRDYSIHQYLENDLKKKRLTKKDLDEDIYYSREFFKDTDDSDIDNAIKDIKENYESNSGKYEYYSSDNRLPQIYHYEREEDWTLRPNQQAAVYNFTKAVKNGRKNLLMYAVMRFGKSFTSLCCALELKAKLVLVVSAKADVKDEWKKTVESAGNFVEYVFLEASDLANNESAIKDKLLEEKNAVVFLTLQDLQGDVVKDKHRQIFGEQVDLLIVDETHFGARAESFGKILKDAGYDKSDKENINKFDDENIDINEAEKEIKKINARIRLHLSGTPYRILMGSEFAKEDIISFVQFSDIVKEQEDWDRKYLNNDDVNEWDNPYYGFPQMIRFAFNPNKSSREKMEALKKSGVSFAFSKLFEPRSIKKDSENNKHKKFINEIEILDLLQVIDGSKEDDELLGFLDYDKIKEGKMCRHMVMVLPYCASCDAMEELIKLQKDTFKNLSEYEIINISGVEAKREYKKPNDIKNKIRECEAKNQKTLTLTVNRMLTGSTVQQWDTMLYFKDTASPQEYDQSIFRLQNQYIRILSSDNGIIKENLKPQTLLVDFDPIRLFRMQEQKSLIYNVNTDKNGNSKLKERIIEELRISPIIMMNHNKIKEVEATNILEAISEYNNQRSISDEVLDIPVDLSILNDEDVREAIESQAEFNSKQGLIIDPNQGDGEDLDIDEPTTDRVKNTDEARPNENEEDYSETKTADEIKKLENQIKTYYQRLLFFSFLTKDRVSSLDDILSVIDSAENSRLSRNLFLKKDIIQKISETMDPFKRSSLDYKIQNISMLVSDERIEPLTRAMTSIKKFNRMSESEIITPSRVCDEMVSLLPKDRLREIINNKEKLLDTASKSGEYAVSLYKRLTSELRYSHEEIKDIIYSIPTSQVAYEFTRRFYEILNLNIDNIAINFNAYDLIDVNNENDKVDYKKISNLLKQDKKFSEIKLNDEIKAGDDKVKFGAVVGNPPYQISDGGAQASAKPIYQYFVLLGKELSSNYTCYITPTRWFAGGKGLDEFRDLMLRDKTIKELHDFLTPEDLFPNTNNRGGVCYFIQDKNKTELEVKVVTHKDNQVVSDVNRRLLIDGVDIFVRDNFGLSVINKIFLTKDKHMLDDIISARKPFGLESNFVNSSHFKIDAKKLSKPVKCYGKSQKVGYIEENLILNNKEWINTWKVYTPYANNIGTELKDDNQNSFVGEPNSVCTETFLTIGAEAELTEFSSINLSLYLKTKFARYLHFLAKISQHGTKATYKFVPMQDFTNKSDIDWTKPINEIDEQLFDKYGLSNEEREHIKSSIKDM